The Corynebacterium renale genome includes a region encoding these proteins:
- a CDS encoding IclR family transcriptional regulator, which produces MLRETPPPKEFLTSVDIALRAILTLRDAGSVTVSSLAHELDVTASSAHRTLQMLRYRGFAVQAQNRSYLPGPALAARHVARGEGEELIKLCQHHMRGIVAATGETCHLVTLSENQCNFLYTEESPKPVRVGDRRGQVIPAEQNSGGLAMLADLSAKDLRTLYPTMPDTEFAELRRKLHKFRSQGFATNTGIFEPEVSALGLALHNDLGDTLGAIAIAVPTARFPEVREECIRALRTYGADLNRTLERSGMFVHQ; this is translated from the coding sequence ATGCTCCGAGAAACCCCACCCCCCAAGGAATTCCTCACTTCGGTTGATATCGCACTGCGCGCCATCTTGACACTTCGCGACGCCGGTTCCGTGACTGTGTCCAGCCTGGCTCACGAGTTAGACGTCACCGCCTCCAGCGCCCACCGCACCCTGCAAATGCTGCGCTACCGGGGTTTTGCCGTGCAGGCCCAAAACCGCAGTTACCTACCAGGCCCGGCACTGGCCGCCCGGCACGTGGCCCGCGGTGAAGGCGAAGAACTTATCAAGCTGTGCCAGCACCACATGCGCGGCATCGTCGCAGCCACAGGCGAGACCTGCCACCTTGTCACCCTGTCTGAAAATCAGTGCAACTTCCTCTACACGGAAGAAAGCCCCAAACCTGTGCGCGTTGGCGACCGTAGAGGTCAGGTCATTCCGGCAGAACAGAATTCTGGCGGCCTCGCCATGCTTGCCGACCTTTCCGCAAAGGACCTGCGCACCCTGTACCCCACCATGCCCGACACGGAGTTCGCCGAATTGCGCCGCAAGCTCCACAAGTTCCGCAGTCAGGGCTTTGCCACGAACACTGGAATTTTTGAACCCGAAGTATCCGCCCTGGGCCTGGCCTTACACAACGACCTCGGCGATACCCTCGGCGCGATAGCGATCGCCGTGCCTACCGCACGTTTTCCCGAGGTTCGGGAGGAATGCATCCGCGCCTTGCGCACGTATGGGGCCGACCTCAACCGCACATTGGAACGCTCGGGCATGTTTGTTCACCAGTAA